A window of the Pseudomonas fluorescens genome harbors these coding sequences:
- a CDS encoding chemotaxis protein CheW: MIPSDTLNVTHEDARAIDDCWNRIGIHGDKSCPLLDEHIHCRNCSVYSAAATRLLDRYALQQDERDPVATQVETELKTRSLLMFRLGEEWLGLATRSLVEVAPLQAIHSLPHQRSRALLGVANVRGALVACLSLVELLDLDGNVAPATGARIMPRMLIIAAQGGPVVVPVDEVDGIHAIDERILDAASRSGAQASAKYTRGVLPFKGRSLRWLDEEQLLSAVSRSLT, from the coding sequence ATGATCCCGTCCGACACTTTGAATGTCACCCATGAAGACGCCCGGGCCATCGACGATTGCTGGAACCGCATCGGCATCCACGGCGACAAGTCCTGTCCGCTGCTGGACGAGCACATTCATTGCCGCAATTGCTCGGTGTACTCCGCCGCGGCCACGCGTTTGCTCGACCGCTATGCGTTGCAGCAGGACGAGCGCGACCCGGTGGCGACCCAGGTCGAAACCGAGCTGAAGACCCGTTCGCTGCTGATGTTCCGCCTCGGCGAAGAATGGCTCGGCCTGGCCACCCGCAGCCTGGTGGAGGTCGCGCCGTTGCAGGCGATTCACTCGCTGCCGCACCAGCGCTCCCGGGCCTTGCTCGGCGTGGCGAACGTGCGCGGTGCGCTGGTGGCGTGCCTGTCGCTGGTCGAACTGCTCGACCTCGACGGCAACGTAGCCCCGGCAACTGGCGCGCGAATCATGCCGCGCATGCTGATCATCGCGGCCCAGGGTGGGCCAGTGGTGGTGCCGGTGGACGAAGTCGACGGGATTCATGCCATCGACGAGCGAATCCTCGATGCCGCCTCACGTTCCGGCGCACAGGCCAGCGCCAAATACACCCGGGGCGTGTTGCCTTTCAAAGGTCGCAGCCTGCGTTGGCTGGATGAAGAACAGCTGTTATCCGCCGTTTCCCGGAGCCTCACATGA
- a CDS encoding chemotaxis response regulator protein-glutamate methylesterase: protein MKIAIVNDMPLAVEALRRALAFEPAHQVVWVASNGAEAVRLCAENTPDLILMDLIMPVMDGVEATRRIMAESPCAIVIVTVDRQQNVHRVFEAMGHGALDVVDTPAIGGGNPQEAAAPLLRKILNIGWLIGEKTARSRPAPATPRSTASRQRLVAIGSSAGGPAALEVLLKGLPRHFSAAIVLVQHVDQVFAAGMAEWLASASGLDVRLAREGEPPQAGAVLLAGTNHHIRLLKNGTLAYTAEPVNEIYRPSIDVFFESVANYWNGDAVGVLLTGMGRDGAQGLKLMRQQGYLTIAQDQQSSAVYGMPKAAAAIDAAVEIRPLEKIAPRLLEIFPK, encoded by the coding sequence ATGAAGATCGCAATCGTCAACGACATGCCTCTGGCGGTGGAGGCCCTGCGCCGCGCGCTGGCCTTCGAGCCGGCGCATCAGGTGGTGTGGGTCGCCAGCAACGGCGCCGAAGCGGTGCGCCTGTGCGCGGAAAACACCCCGGACCTGATCCTGATGGACCTGATCATGCCGGTGATGGATGGCGTCGAGGCCACCCGCCGGATCATGGCCGAGAGCCCGTGCGCGATCGTCATCGTCACGGTGGACCGCCAGCAGAACGTGCATCGGGTGTTCGAAGCCATGGGCCACGGCGCGCTGGACGTGGTCGACACCCCGGCCATCGGTGGCGGCAATCCTCAGGAAGCGGCGGCGCCGCTGCTGCGCAAAATCCTCAACATCGGCTGGCTGATCGGCGAGAAAACCGCCCGCTCGCGTCCGGCACCTGCGACACCGCGCAGCACCGCCTCGCGTCAGCGACTGGTGGCGATCGGCTCTTCGGCCGGTGGCCCGGCGGCGCTGGAGGTCTTGCTCAAAGGCCTGCCGCGGCACTTTTCGGCGGCCATCGTGCTGGTGCAGCATGTCGACCAGGTGTTTGCCGCCGGCATGGCCGAATGGTTGGCCAGCGCCAGCGGCCTTGACGTGCGTCTGGCCCGCGAAGGTGAACCGCCGCAGGCCGGCGCAGTGCTGCTGGCCGGTACCAACCACCATATTCGCTTGCTCAAGAACGGCACGCTGGCCTACACCGCCGAGCCGGTCAACGAGATCTACCGCCCCTCGATCGACGTGTTTTTCGAAAGCGTCGCCAACTACTGGAACGGTGACGCAGTAGGGGTTTTATTGACAGGGATGGGACGCGACGGGGCTCAAGGGCTTAAGCTCATGCGCCAACAGGGTTACCTGACCATCGCGCAGGATCAGCAAAGCAGTGCGGTGTACGGCATGCCCAAGGCTGCCGCAGCCATCGACGCGGCCGTAGAAATCCGTCCACTGGAAAAGATAGCGCCACGATTGCTGGAGATTTTCCCCAAATGA
- a CDS encoding alpha/beta hydrolase codes for MRILGILCLLLTLGGCSSLLFYPEPGQIFTPEKAKLEYRTVTLTTADGLKLNAWWLPAKPGVEVKGTVLHLHGNGGNLPMHLGGSWWLPKNGYQVLLVDYRGYGLSEGEPSLPAIYQDIDAAFAWLDKAPEVKGKPLVLLGQSLGGAMAVHWLVQHPERQKQLKALVLDGVPASYRSVGQYALSTSWLTWPFQVPLSWLVPDGDSAINAMPQLNGVPKLIFHSLDDPLVPLSNGIHLYQAAPPPRVLQLTRGGHVQTFGDPVWRQVMLRYLDDPEHFNGLRRLGEIPNYPTPPNSEDEPPESPQ; via the coding sequence ATGAGAATCCTCGGCATCCTTTGCCTGCTCCTGACCCTCGGCGGTTGCAGCTCCTTGCTGTTCTACCCCGAACCGGGGCAGATCTTCACGCCGGAAAAGGCCAAGCTCGAATACCGCACCGTCACCCTGACCACCGCCGACGGCCTCAAGCTGAACGCCTGGTGGCTGCCGGCCAAGCCCGGGGTCGAGGTCAAAGGCACGGTCCTGCACCTGCACGGCAACGGCGGCAACCTGCCGATGCACCTGGGCGGGAGCTGGTGGCTGCCGAAAAACGGCTATCAAGTGCTGCTGGTGGACTATCGCGGTTACGGCTTGTCCGAAGGCGAACCGAGCCTGCCGGCGATCTATCAGGACATTGATGCCGCCTTCGCCTGGCTGGACAAGGCGCCGGAAGTCAAAGGCAAACCGCTGGTGCTGCTGGGTCAGAGTCTCGGCGGGGCGATGGCGGTGCATTGGCTGGTGCAACATCCGGAAAGACAAAAACAGCTCAAGGCCCTGGTGCTCGACGGCGTGCCCGCCAGTTACCGCAGCGTCGGCCAATACGCCCTCAGCACCTCATGGCTGACGTGGCCATTTCAGGTGCCGCTGTCGTGGCTGGTGCCCGATGGCGACAGCGCGATCAACGCCATGCCGCAGCTCAACGGCGTGCCGAAACTGATCTTCCACAGCCTCGACGATCCGCTGGTGCCCCTTTCCAACGGCATCCATCTGTATCAAGCTGCGCCGCCACCGCGCGTGCTGCAGCTGACCCGGGGCGGGCATGTGCAGACCTTCGGCGACCCGGTCTGGCGTCAGGTGATGCTGCGCTACCTCGACGATCCCGAACACTTCAACGGCCTGCGCCGTCTCGGCGAGATCCCGAATTATCCGACACCCCCGAATTCTGAAGACGAACCACCAGAGAGTCCGCAATGA
- a CDS encoding flavohemoglobin expression-modulating QEGLA motif protein — protein MDDYQQTIRTLSDRIVLAQTPIRVLDAVKWDENIRKGFLKAKGKELPAVDRDYYLNRPLSFDSSKVKLEFQNIERDITRQLGQFNPVGQIMRRMCKEYRMVVRMLEARGTEDFGLISQELYGAASDAFHAGDPTLADLGLMMSDYLNNIDGRGDLKDEPKILTAKDAVHLLQTRLNKVFGEAEETIRVFESDGIVADAAAGADYIKIRTDAMFNDRDVRALEVHEGLVHVGTTLNGLNQPICTFLSKGPPSSTVTQEGLAILMEIITFASYPSRLRKLTNRTRAIHMVEEGADFLQIFEFFREQGFEMAESYGNASRVFRGSTPTGLPFTKDLSYLKGFIMVYNYIQLAVRKGKLEQIPLLFCGKTTLEDMRTLRQLVDEGLVVPPKYLPDQFRDMNALSAWMCFSNFLNHLSLDRIEADYSNIL, from the coding sequence GTGGACGATTACCAGCAGACGATACGCACGCTGTCCGATCGCATTGTGCTGGCGCAGACGCCGATCCGCGTGCTCGACGCGGTGAAGTGGGACGAGAACATCCGCAAGGGTTTCCTCAAGGCCAAGGGCAAGGAATTGCCGGCGGTGGATCGCGACTACTACCTCAACCGGCCACTGTCCTTCGATTCGAGCAAGGTCAAGCTGGAATTCCAGAACATCGAACGGGACATCACCCGCCAGCTCGGCCAGTTCAACCCGGTCGGCCAGATCATGCGCCGCATGTGCAAGGAATACCGGATGGTGGTGCGCATGCTCGAAGCGCGCGGCACCGAGGATTTCGGCCTGATTTCCCAGGAGCTTTACGGCGCCGCGTCCGACGCGTTCCACGCCGGTGACCCGACCCTGGCCGACCTCGGCCTGATGATGTCCGACTACCTGAACAACATCGACGGTCGGGGCGACCTGAAGGACGAACCGAAGATCCTCACCGCCAAGGATGCCGTGCATCTGCTGCAAACCCGCCTGAACAAAGTGTTCGGCGAGGCCGAGGAAACCATCCGCGTGTTCGAGTCCGACGGGATCGTCGCCGATGCGGCGGCGGGCGCCGACTACATCAAGATCCGCACCGACGCGATGTTCAACGACCGCGACGTACGCGCGCTGGAAGTCCACGAAGGCCTGGTGCATGTCGGCACCACGCTCAACGGCTTGAACCAGCCGATCTGCACCTTCCTGTCCAAGGGTCCGCCCTCGTCGACGGTGACTCAGGAAGGCCTGGCGATCCTGATGGAAATCATCACGTTCGCCTCCTACCCGAGCCGCTTGCGCAAGCTGACCAATCGCACCCGCGCCATTCACATGGTCGAGGAGGGCGCAGACTTCCTGCAGATTTTCGAGTTCTTCCGCGAGCAGGGCTTCGAAATGGCGGAAAGCTACGGCAACGCCAGTCGGGTTTTCCGTGGATCGACGCCGACCGGTCTGCCATTCACCAAAGACTTGTCCTACCTCAAGGGCTTCATCATGGTTTACAACTACATTCAGTTGGCCGTGCGCAAGGGCAAGCTCGAGCAGATCCCGCTGTTGTTCTGCGGCAAGACCACGCTGGAGGACATGCGAACCCTGCGTCAGCTGGTGGACGAAGGCCTGGTTGTGCCGCCCAAGTACCTGCCGGACCAGTTCCGCGACATGAACGCGTTGTCGGCGTGGATGTGCTTCTCCAACTTCCTCAATCACTTGAGCCTGGACCGGATCGAGGCGGATTACTCCAACATCCTGTAG
- a CDS encoding hybrid sensor histidine kinase/response regulator, translated as MTPEQMRDASLLELFSLEAEAQTQVLSAGLLALERNPTQADQLESCMRAAHSLKGAARIVGIDSGVSVAHVMEDCLVSAQEGRLFLRPEHIDALLQGTDLLMRIATPANGPQPADIEAYVALMGGLLDPTAPAVVPAAPSAPPMAELQVQPPPVVEPAPVEIPVEVAEPEPAPRKSKRTTEGGERVLRVTAERLNSLLDLSSKSLVETQRLKPHLATMQRLKRMQNNGLRALESLNVHLKEHALSLEAQEALEDARRLLAESQQLLAEKNAELDEFAWQASQRAQVLYDTALACRMRPFADVLSGQVRMVRDLGRSLGKQVRLEIEGEKTQVDRDVLEKLEAPLTHLLRNAVDHGIETPEERRLRGKSEEGLIRLRASHQAGLLVLELSDDGNGVDLEKVRRSIVERQLSPAETAAQLSEEELLTFLFLPGFSLRDKVTEVSGRGVGLDAVQHMVRQLRGAVVLEQTAGEGSRFHLEVPLTLSVVRSLVVEVGDEAYAFPLAHIERMCDLAPEDIVQVEGRQHFWHEGRHVGLVAASQLLQRPASQNSGDTLKVVVIRERDAIYGVAVERFIGERTLVVLPLDERLGKVQDISAGALLDDGSVVLIVDVEDMLRSVDKLLNTGRLERIARHGSQAAEAARKRILVVDDSLTVRELQRKLLLNRGYDVAVAVDGMDGWNALRSEDFDLLITDIDMPRMDGIELVSLLRRDNRLQSLPVMVVSYKDREEDRRRGLDAGADYYLAKASFHDDALLDAVVELIGGARA; from the coding sequence ATGACCCCCGAGCAAATGCGCGACGCCTCCTTGCTCGAGCTGTTCAGCCTCGAAGCCGAAGCCCAGACTCAGGTGCTCAGCGCCGGGCTGCTGGCGCTGGAGCGCAACCCGACCCAGGCCGATCAGCTCGAATCGTGCATGCGCGCGGCGCACTCGTTGAAAGGCGCGGCGCGGATCGTCGGCATCGACAGCGGCGTCAGCGTCGCCCACGTGATGGAAGATTGCCTGGTCAGCGCCCAGGAAGGGCGGTTGTTCCTGCGTCCGGAACATATCGACGCGCTGTTGCAGGGCACCGACTTGCTGATGCGCATCGCAACACCGGCCAATGGCCCGCAACCGGCGGACATTGAGGCGTACGTGGCGTTGATGGGCGGTTTGCTCGACCCGACGGCACCGGCCGTGGTGCCCGCCGCTCCGAGTGCGCCACCGATGGCCGAGTTGCAGGTTCAGCCACCGCCGGTGGTTGAACCTGCGCCGGTTGAAATCCCGGTCGAGGTTGCCGAGCCTGAGCCCGCGCCGCGCAAGAGTAAACGCACAACCGAGGGTGGCGAGCGGGTGCTGCGGGTCACCGCCGAACGCCTGAACAGCCTGCTCGATCTGTCGAGCAAATCCCTGGTGGAAACCCAGCGCCTCAAGCCGCACCTGGCCACTATGCAGCGCCTCAAGCGTATGCAGAACAACGGCCTGCGGGCGCTGGAAAGTCTTAACGTACATCTCAAGGAACACGCCCTGAGCCTTGAGGCTCAAGAGGCACTCGAAGACGCGCGACGTTTGCTCGCCGAATCCCAGCAGTTGCTGGCAGAGAAAAACGCCGAGCTCGACGAGTTTGCCTGGCAAGCCAGCCAGCGCGCGCAAGTGCTCTACGACACCGCGCTGGCCTGCCGCATGCGGCCGTTCGCCGATGTGTTGTCCGGGCAGGTGCGGATGGTGCGCGACCTCGGTCGCAGCCTCGGCAAACAGGTGCGACTGGAGATCGAGGGCGAGAAGACTCAGGTCGACCGCGATGTATTGGAAAAACTCGAAGCACCGCTGACGCACCTGCTGCGCAATGCGGTCGATCACGGCATCGAAACCCCGGAAGAACGCCGGCTCAGAGGCAAGTCCGAGGAAGGGCTGATTCGTCTGCGCGCCTCGCATCAGGCGGGTCTGCTGGTGCTGGAATTGAGCGACGACGGCAATGGCGTGGATCTGGAGAAGGTCCGCCGCAGCATCGTCGAACGCCAGTTGTCGCCAGCGGAAACCGCCGCCCAGTTGAGCGAAGAAGAACTGCTGACCTTCCTGTTCCTGCCGGGTTTCAGTCTGCGGGACAAGGTCACCGAAGTGTCCGGTCGCGGCGTCGGCCTCGATGCCGTCCAGCACATGGTCCGCCAGTTGCGCGGCGCGGTGGTGCTGGAGCAGACGGCGGGCGAGGGCAGTCGTTTCCATCTGGAAGTGCCGCTGACCCTGTCGGTGGTGCGCAGCCTGGTGGTGGAAGTCGGCGACGAGGCCTACGCGTTCCCGCTGGCGCACATCGAGCGCATGTGCGATTTGGCGCCGGAGGACATCGTGCAGGTCGAAGGGCGCCAGCATTTCTGGCACGAGGGCCGGCATGTCGGTCTTGTTGCGGCCAGCCAATTGCTGCAGCGCCCGGCGAGCCAGAACAGCGGCGACACGCTCAAGGTCGTAGTGATCCGCGAGCGCGATGCGATCTACGGCGTGGCGGTCGAGCGCTTCATCGGCGAGCGCACGCTGGTGGTGCTGCCGCTGGATGAGCGGCTGGGCAAGGTGCAGGACATTTCCGCCGGGGCCTTGCTCGACGACGGTTCGGTGGTGCTGATTGTCGACGTCGAAGACATGCTGCGTTCGGTGGACAAACTGCTCAACACCGGGCGTCTGGAGCGCATCGCACGTCACGGCAGTCAGGCCGCAGAAGCCGCGCGCAAGCGGATTCTGGTGGTCGACGACTCGCTGACCGTGCGCGAACTGCAACGCAAACTGCTGCTCAATCGCGGCTACGACGTGGCCGTTGCGGTGGACGGTATGGACGGCTGGAACGCCCTGCGCTCCGAGGACTTCGATCTGCTGATCACCGACATCGACATGCCGCGCATGGACGGCATCGAACTGGTCTCGCTGCTGCGCCGCGACAACCGACTGCAATCGCTGCCGGTGATGGTGGTGTCCTACAAGGATCGCGAGGAAGACCGCCGCCGTGGACTGGACGCCGGCGCCGACTATTATCTGGCCAAGGCCAGTTTTCATGACGACGCCTTGCTCGACGCGGTGGTTGAGCTCATCGGAGGAGCGCGGGCATGA
- the prfB gene encoding peptide chain release factor 2 (programmed frameshift): MEINPILNTIKDLSERSETIRGYLDYDQKHERLIEVNRELEDPAVWNKPEYAQELGRERAALAQIVDTLDELNGGLADCRELLDMAVEENDEGAVNDVVEVLQGLEESLSKLEFRRMFSHEMDPNNAYLDIQAGSGGTEAQDWANILLRMYLRWADKRGFDATIMELSAGEVAGIKGATVHIKGEYAFGWLRTEIGVHRLVRKSPFDSGNRRHTSFSAVFVSPEIDDKVEIEINPADLRIDTYRSSGAGGQHVNTTDSAVRITHVPTNTVVSCQNERSQHANKDTAMKMLRAKLYEQEMQKRNAASQALEDTKSDIGWGHQIRSYVLDASRIKDLRTNIERSDCDKVLDGDIDEYLEASLKSGL; encoded by the exons ATGGAAATCAACCCGATCCTGAACACCATCAAGGACCTGTCCGAGCGCTCCGAAACTATTCGGGGGTATCTT GACTACGATCAAAAGCATGAGCGTCTGATCGAAGTCAATCGCGAGCTTGAAGATCCTGCAGTCTGGAACAAACCTGAATACGCCCAGGAACTGGGCCGCGAGCGCGCTGCGCTGGCGCAGATCGTCGATACCCTCGACGAACTGAACGGTGGCCTGGCCGATTGCCGCGAGCTGCTGGACATGGCCGTTGAAGAGAACGACGAGGGCGCGGTCAACGACGTCGTCGAAGTCCTTCAAGGTCTCGAAGAGTCCCTGTCCAAACTCGAATTCCGCCGTATGTTCAGCCACGAGATGGACCCGAACAACGCCTACCTGGACATCCAGGCCGGTTCCGGCGGCACCGAAGCCCAGGACTGGGCCAACATCCTGCTGCGCATGTACCTGCGCTGGGCCGACAAACGCGGTTTCGACGCGACCATCATGGAGCTGTCGGCCGGTGAAGTCGCCGGGATCAAAGGTGCCACCGTGCACATCAAGGGCGAATACGCCTTTGGCTGGCTGCGTACCGAGATCGGCGTGCACCGTCTGGTGCGCAAGAGCCCGTTCGACTCCGGCAACCGTCGCCACACTTCGTTCTCCGCGGTTTTCGTCTCGCCAGAGATCGACGACAAGGTGGAAATCGAAATCAACCCGGCAGACCTGCGGATCGACACCTATCGTTCTTCCGGTGCCGGTGGTCAGCACGTAAACACCACCGACTCGGCCGTACGTATCACCCACGTACCGACCAACACCGTGGTGAGCTGCCAGAACGAACGTTCCCAGCACGCCAACAAGGACACCGCCATGAAAATGCTGCGGGCCAAGTTGTACGAGCAGGAAATGCAGAAGCGCAACGCGGCGTCCCAGGCGCTGGAAGACACCAAGTCGGACATCGGCTGGGGTCACCAGATCCGTTCGTACGTGCTCGATGCGTCGCGGATCAAGGATCTGCGCACCAACATCGAACGCAGTGACTGCGACAAGGTGCTCGACGGCGACATCGACGAATACCTGGAAGCCAGCCTGAAATCGGGGCTGTAA
- a CDS encoding TetR/AcrR family transcriptional regulator, which yields MAQEGAAGIATAVAESVQYQGRKASRQGSEQRRQDILDAAMRIVVRDGVRAVRHRAVAAEAGVPLSATTYYFKDIDDLLTDTFAQYVERSAAYMAKLWINNEGLLREMVVSGDGSPESRSQLADDIARLMADYVHRQLVNRREHLMAEQAFRQEALLNPRLAELVRSHQQILLQGTCQLFQVLGSREPQQDAKVLTAIIGRMEYQGLLNDAEPLAEEDMLGILTRYMHLVLASV from the coding sequence ATGGCTCAAGAGGGTGCAGCGGGAATCGCCACTGCGGTCGCTGAAAGTGTTCAGTACCAGGGCCGCAAGGCCAGCCGGCAGGGCAGTGAACAGCGCCGACAGGACATTCTCGATGCGGCGATGCGCATTGTCGTGCGTGACGGCGTGCGGGCCGTGCGTCACCGGGCGGTGGCCGCCGAGGCCGGTGTGCCGCTGTCGGCCACCACTTATTACTTCAAGGACATCGATGACTTGCTCACCGATACCTTCGCTCAATACGTCGAACGCAGCGCGGCCTACATGGCCAAGCTGTGGATCAACAACGAAGGCCTGCTGCGCGAAATGGTGGTCAGCGGTGACGGCAGCCCGGAGTCGCGTTCGCAACTGGCCGACGATATCGCCCGATTGATGGCCGACTACGTGCACCGGCAACTGGTCAACCGTCGCGAGCATTTGATGGCTGAACAGGCGTTCCGCCAGGAGGCGCTGCTCAACCCGCGTCTGGCGGAACTGGTGCGCTCCCATCAGCAGATTCTGCTGCAGGGCACCTGCCAGTTGTTCCAGGTATTGGGCTCGCGCGAGCCGCAGCAGGATGCCAAGGTGTTGACGGCGATTATCGGACGGATGGAATATCAGGGCCTGCTCAACGACGCCGAGCCTTTGGCCGAAGAGGACATGCTCGGCATTCTGACGCGCTATATGCACCTGGTACTCGCGTCGGTGTAA
- the lysS gene encoding lysine--tRNA ligase codes for MSDQQLDSQALQQEENSLIALRKEKLAAERAKGNAFPNDFRRDNYCEALQKQYADKTKEELAEAAIPVKVAGRIMLNRGSFMVIQDMTGRIQVYVNRKTLSEETLAAVKTWDMGDIIAAEGTLARSGKGDLYVEMTSVRLLTKSLRPLPDKHHGLTDTEQRYRQRYVDLIVNEDVRQTFRVRSQVIAHIRSFLMKRDFLEVETPMLQTIPGGAAAKPFETHHNALDMEMFLRIAPELYLKRLVVGGFEKVFEINRNFRNEGVSTRHNPEFTMLEFYQAYADYEDNMDLTEELFRELAQLVLGSTDVPYGDKVFHFGEPFVRLSVFDSILKYNPELTADDLNDIDKARAIAKKAGAKVLGFEGLGKLQVMIFEELVEHKLEQPHFITQYPFEVSPLARRNDDNPNVTDRFELFIGGREIANAYSELNDAEDQAERFMAQVADKDAGDDEAMHYDADFVRALEYGMPPTAGEGIGIDRLVMLLTNSPSIRDVILFPHMRPQA; via the coding sequence ATGAGCGACCAACAACTCGATTCGCAAGCCCTGCAACAGGAAGAAAACTCCCTGATCGCCCTGCGCAAGGAAAAGCTTGCTGCCGAGCGCGCCAAGGGCAATGCCTTCCCGAATGACTTCCGCCGCGACAACTACTGCGAAGCACTGCAGAAACAGTACGCGGACAAGACCAAGGAAGAGCTGGCAGAGGCTGCGATTCCGGTCAAGGTTGCAGGTCGCATCATGCTCAACCGTGGCTCGTTCATGGTGATTCAGGACATGACCGGTCGCATCCAGGTCTACGTCAACCGCAAGACCCTGTCCGAAGAAACCCTGGCCGCGGTGAAAACCTGGGACATGGGCGACATCATCGCCGCCGAAGGCACCCTGGCCCGTTCCGGTAAGGGCGACCTGTACGTCGAGATGACCAGCGTGCGCCTGCTGACCAAATCCCTGCGCCCGCTGCCGGACAAGCACCACGGCCTGACCGACACCGAACAGCGCTACCGTCAGCGCTACGTTGACCTGATCGTCAACGAAGACGTGCGTCAGACTTTCCGCGTGCGTTCGCAAGTGATCGCGCACATCCGCAGCTTCCTGATGAAGCGCGACTTCCTCGAAGTCGAAACGCCGATGCTGCAGACCATTCCTGGCGGCGCCGCGGCCAAGCCGTTCGAAACCCACCACAACGCGCTGGACATGGAAATGTTCCTGCGTATTGCACCAGAGCTGTATCTGAAGCGTCTGGTGGTTGGCGGCTTCGAAAAAGTGTTCGAGATCAACCGCAACTTCCGTAACGAAGGCGTTTCGACTCGTCACAACCCTGAATTCACCATGTTGGAGTTCTACCAGGCTTACGCCGACTACGAAGACAACATGGACCTGACCGAAGAACTGTTCCGCGAACTGGCGCAGTTGGTTCTGGGCAGCACCGACGTGCCGTACGGCGACAAGGTGTTCCACTTCGGCGAGCCGTTCGTGCGCCTGTCGGTGTTCGACTCGATCCTCAAGTACAACCCTGAGCTGACCGCCGATGACCTGAACGACATCGACAAGGCGCGCGCCATCGCCAAGAAGGCCGGCGCCAAGGTGCTGGGCTTCGAAGGTCTGGGCAAGCTGCAGGTGATGATTTTCGAAGAACTGGTCGAGCACAAGCTGGAACAGCCGCACTTCATTACCCAGTACCCGTTCGAAGTGTCGCCACTGGCCCGTCGCAACGACGACAACCCGAACGTCACTGACCGCTTCGAGCTGTTCATCGGCGGCCGTGAAATCGCCAACGCCTACTCCGAGCTGAACGACGCGGAAGACCAGGCCGAGCGCTTCATGGCGCAGGTGGCCGACAAGGACGCCGGCGACGATGAAGCCATGCACTACGACGCCGACTTCGTTCGCGCGCTGGAGTACGGCATGCCGCCAACGGCCGGTGAAGGTATCGGCATCGACCGTCTGGTGATGCTGCTGACCAACTCCCCGTCGATCCGCGACGTGATCCTGTTCCCGCACATGCGGCCACAAGCGTAA
- a CDS encoding response regulator — protein sequence MNDLQIDDIKTDENAAMVLLVDDQAMIGEAVRRGLSNEENIDFHFCSDPHQAVAHAVRIKPTVILQDLVMPGLDGLSLVREYRNHPATKDIPIIVLSTKEDPLIKSAAFSAGANDYLVKLPDNIELVARIRYHSRSYMTLLQRDAAYRALRVSQQQLLDTNLVLQRLMNSDGLTGLSNRRHFDEYLELEWRRSLRDQSQLSLLMIDVDYFKSYNDTFGHVEGDEALRKVATAIREASARPSDLPARYGGEEFALVLPNTSPGGARLVAEKLRQTVAALKIPHNAPAEGSSLTISIGLATMVPESGSDCRLLISAADRGLYLAKNNGRNQVGIE from the coding sequence ATGAATGACTTACAGATCGATGACATCAAAACCGACGAGAACGCCGCCATGGTGTTGTTGGTGGACGATCAGGCGATGATCGGCGAAGCCGTGCGCCGTGGGCTGTCGAATGAAGAGAACATCGACTTCCACTTCTGCTCCGACCCGCATCAGGCCGTGGCCCACGCGGTGCGGATCAAGCCGACCGTGATCCTGCAGGATCTGGTGATGCCCGGCCTCGACGGCCTGAGCCTGGTGCGCGAATACCGCAATCACCCGGCAACCAAGGACATCCCGATCATCGTCCTGTCGACCAAGGAAGACCCGCTGATCAAAAGTGCGGCGTTCTCCGCCGGGGCCAACGATTACCTGGTGAAACTGCCGGACAACATCGAGCTGGTGGCGCGTATCCGCTATCACTCGCGCTCCTACATGACGTTGCTGCAACGGGACGCGGCCTACCGCGCCTTGCGGGTCAGCCAGCAGCAATTGCTCGACACCAACCTTGTCTTGCAACGCCTGATGAACTCCGACGGCCTGACCGGGCTGTCCAACCGTCGGCACTTCGACGAATACCTGGAACTGGAATGGCGCCGTTCGCTGCGCGACCAGAGCCAGTTGTCGTTGCTGATGATCGACGTCGATTACTTCAAGTCCTACAACGACACCTTCGGCCACGTCGAAGGCGACGAAGCCTTGCGCAAGGTCGCCACGGCGATCCGCGAGGCCAGTGCCCGGCCGTCCGATCTGCCGGCGCGTTATGGCGGCGAAGAATTTGCGCTGGTGCTGCCCAACACCTCGCCGGGCGGGGCGCGACTGGTTGCGGAGAAGCTGCGCCAGACGGTCGCGGCGCTGAAGATTCCGCACAATGCTCCGGCCGAAGGCTCGAGCCTGACCATCAGCATCGGCTTGGCAACCATGGTGCCGGAGTCGGGCAGCGACTGCCGGTTACTGATCTCGGCGGCGGACCGTGGGCTGTACCTGGCCAAGAACAACGGGCGCAATCAGGTGGGGATCGAATGA